From Mucilaginibacter inviolabilis, a single genomic window includes:
- a CDS encoding GlxA family transcriptional regulator: MKKVSVYVPENAAIEAVTPAYRLFKTANDFLKAFDKKPLFDVEYAGLKDYIATNDGEYSVKIDRQIKDIKETDLIIIPAVFGDIDEAIKANEHAIPWIKKMHSNGSEVASLCNGAFLLGKTGLVNGKKCSTHWAYFNQFREMYPEVEIVDGAVITDEGKIYSSGGANSLWNLLLYLLEKYTDRNTAILAAKYFAIDIDRNNQGAFTIFTGQKDHNDKEILQTQNYIEKSYQDKLTINSLADKVDISQRSFERRFKQATNNTPVEYMQRVRVEAAKRSFESSRKNVSEVMFDVGYSDMKAFRDIFKRVTGITPIEYRNKYSKVAVEK, from the coding sequence ATGAAAAAAGTGTCTGTTTATGTGCCCGAAAATGCTGCTATTGAAGCTGTAACCCCGGCCTACCGCTTGTTTAAAACAGCCAATGATTTTTTAAAAGCATTTGATAAAAAACCATTATTTGATGTGGAGTATGCAGGCTTAAAAGATTACATAGCTACCAACGACGGAGAATACTCCGTAAAAATAGACCGGCAAATAAAAGACATTAAAGAAACTGATCTGATCATCATACCTGCCGTTTTTGGCGATATTGATGAAGCAATAAAAGCAAATGAGCATGCAATTCCGTGGATAAAAAAAATGCACAGCAATGGCAGTGAAGTTGCCAGTTTATGTAATGGTGCTTTTTTACTAGGAAAAACCGGCCTGGTAAATGGAAAGAAATGTTCTACACACTGGGCCTATTTTAATCAGTTTAGGGAGATGTATCCCGAAGTAGAAATTGTAGATGGCGCGGTTATTACTGATGAAGGCAAGATTTACTCCAGTGGCGGTGCCAACTCGCTATGGAATCTGCTGCTTTATTTATTAGAAAAATACACCGATAGAAATACCGCTATTTTAGCCGCCAAATATTTTGCAATAGATATTGATCGAAATAATCAAGGCGCTTTTACAATTTTCACCGGACAAAAAGACCACAACGACAAGGAGATTTTGCAAACCCAAAACTACATCGAAAAAAGCTATCAGGATAAGCTCACTATTAATAGCCTGGCAGATAAAGTAGATATTAGCCAAAGGAGCTTTGAAAGAAGGTTTAAGCAAGCTACCAATAACACGCCTGTTGAATATATGCAAAGAGTAAGAGTTGAAGCTGCCAAACGCAGTTTTGAAAGCTCAAGAAAAAACGTATCGGAGGTAATGTTTGATGTTGGCTATAGCGACATGAAAGCATTCCGGGATATATTCAAAAGGGTTACGGGAATTACGCCCATTGAATACAGAAATAAGTATAGCAAAGTAGCAGTAGAGAAATAA
- a CDS encoding alpha/beta fold hydrolase yields MKNLFKTPNPLKLILLMAIIMFATVQSNGQQSKPANSGYVPVNGIKVYYEVYGEGRPIVLLHGAFMTIEGNWGQLIPELSKTRKVIAIEMQGHGHTPFSDRKLDLATLASDVDGVMNYLKVDSADVVGYSMGGSVAYQLIIQSPKRVKKLVIISSTYKSSGWLPQIANAFKNMKPEMFANSPMKAAYDAVAPDKTKWAKFMEQMLAFVGQSFDMGDSNIAKITSPVLIISGDNDGLDKIELMKTYQLLGGGVSADLAPMPKSHLAVVPSQSHVSLMMQTKTILGYLDGFLK; encoded by the coding sequence ATGAAAAATTTATTCAAAACACCTAACCCTCTTAAATTAATACTACTAATGGCAATCATTATGTTTGCCACGGTTCAATCTAACGGGCAACAGAGTAAGCCTGCCAACAGTGGTTATGTGCCTGTTAATGGCATTAAAGTTTATTATGAAGTATATGGCGAGGGCAGACCTATCGTTTTATTGCATGGCGCTTTTATGACCATTGAAGGTAACTGGGGCCAGTTAATACCCGAATTATCAAAAACAAGAAAAGTAATCGCCATTGAAATGCAGGGACATGGACACACGCCGTTTTCGGACAGAAAATTAGACTTAGCTACCCTGGCAAGTGATGTGGATGGAGTAATGAATTACTTAAAAGTTGATAGTGCTGATGTTGTAGGATATAGTATGGGCGGCTCCGTGGCTTACCAGTTAATCATACAAAGCCCTAAACGGGTCAAAAAATTAGTGATCATTTCTTCTACTTATAAAAGCAGTGGCTGGCTGCCTCAAATAGCCAATGCGTTTAAAAATATGAAACCCGAAATGTTTGCGAATAGTCCTATGAAGGCGGCATATGATGCAGTAGCGCCCGACAAAACCAAATGGGCAAAATTTATGGAACAAATGCTTGCTTTTGTTGGGCAGTCTTTTGATATGGGGGATAGTAATATTGCGAAAATTACTTCGCCTGTACTGATCATATCCGGTGACAATGATGGTCTGGATAAGATTGAGCTGATGAAAACTTATCAATTACTGGGAGGTGGCGTATCTGCCGACCTGGCACCAATGCCGAAGTCGCATTTGGCTGTTGTTCCTTCGCAGAGCCATGTGAGCCTGATGATGCAGACGAAAACCATATTAGGCTATCTGGATGGCTTTTTAAAGTAA
- a CDS encoding polyprenol monophosphomannose synthase: MPDSIVIIPTYNEKENIERMIRKVFSLPHDFHLLIIDDGSPDGTNLIVKELMNAYPERLFIEERAGKQGLGTAYIHGFKWAIARHYDYIFEMDADFSHNPEDLLKLRQACIDGADAAIGSRYSNGVNVVNWPMSRVLMSYFASVYVRFITGIDVRDSTAGFMCYKRKVLETVRLDKIKFVGYAFQIEMKYTSIKHGFKLVEVPIIFTDRTAGTSKMSTGIFKEAFFGVIQMKINSIFRKYPEG, translated from the coding sequence GTGCCGGATAGCATTGTTATAATACCCACCTATAATGAAAAGGAAAATATTGAGCGGATGATTCGCAAAGTATTTTCGCTGCCTCATGATTTTCATTTACTCATCATTGATGATGGATCGCCTGATGGCACTAATCTCATCGTTAAAGAATTGATGAACGCTTACCCGGAACGCCTTTTCATAGAAGAGCGGGCAGGTAAACAAGGCCTGGGCACGGCCTACATACATGGCTTTAAATGGGCCATCGCGCGTCATTACGATTATATTTTTGAAATGGATGCCGATTTTTCGCATAATCCCGAAGATCTGCTCAAACTTCGCCAGGCTTGTATTGATGGTGCCGATGCTGCCATTGGTTCACGGTATAGTAATGGTGTAAACGTGGTAAACTGGCCCATGAGCCGCGTGCTGATGAGCTATTTTGCATCGGTATATGTAAGGTTTATTACCGGAATTGATGTGCGCGATTCTACAGCCGGTTTTATGTGTTATAAACGTAAAGTGCTGGAAACCGTACGCCTTGATAAGATCAAATTTGTAGGCTATGCCTTCCAGATAGAAATGAAATATACCAGTATTAAACATGGCTTTAAACTGGTTGAAGTTCCCATCATCTTTACCGATAGAACAGCGGGCACTTCCAAAATGTCGACAGGTATATTCAAAGAAGCGTTTTTTGGGGTGATCCAAATGAAGATTAACAGTATTTTCAGGAAGTACCCAGAAGGATAG
- a CDS encoding POT family MFS transporter, whose product MQESPAAKATTKSRFPRSVPYIIGNEAAERFSFYGMRSVLTLFLVNQFFNPNHIDTLNDVANAKANKLHHLFVMVAYALPFVGGMIADWFTGKYKLILYVSMIYCLGHLMLAMFDGGLGGFELGLLVVAIGAGGIKSCVSANVGDQFDATNQDLLSKVYGWFYFSINAGSMISTVAIPWTYEHFGPRWAFGIPGLLMALATIIFFSGRKKYVKVPPQGVNRNNLVFITWYALTHSSQRKPGQSLLDVAKGPYDPERVEGVKAVYRVMAVFFFALAFWAVWDQCLSEWTLYADRMDRVINLGFTSFTVLPGQLSTVNTVFLLLFIPFFNYIVYPWFDKIGLKTTPLRRLGVGLILTALSFVVIGIIHTNLDHGGKPTIWWQVFAFMILSAAEVLVSITGLEYAYTHSPKSMKSTMTGIWFLVVSFGNLITALVNGLIEDGGWWTRNLKGANYEWFFVIFIGVFILVFLFVAPRLKERNYITDPYIDNQVIADSTNL is encoded by the coding sequence ATGCAAGAAAGCCCAGCCGCAAAGGCTACCACAAAATCCAGATTCCCCAGGAGCGTTCCATATATTATCGGCAACGAAGCCGCAGAACGTTTCAGCTTCTATGGCATGCGTTCCGTATTGACACTTTTTCTGGTAAACCAGTTTTTTAATCCCAATCATATCGACACCTTAAACGATGTGGCTAACGCTAAAGCCAATAAGCTACATCACCTATTTGTGATGGTGGCCTATGCTTTACCATTTGTAGGCGGCATGATAGCCGACTGGTTTACCGGCAAATATAAACTGATATTATACGTATCGATGATCTATTGTTTAGGGCATTTAATGCTGGCCATGTTCGATGGTGGTCTTGGAGGCTTTGAATTAGGCTTACTTGTGGTTGCAATTGGCGCCGGCGGTATTAAATCATGCGTATCTGCTAATGTGGGCGATCAGTTTGATGCTACCAACCAGGACCTGCTTTCAAAGGTTTACGGCTGGTTCTATTTCAGTATCAATGCCGGCTCAATGATTTCAACCGTTGCTATTCCATGGACTTATGAACACTTTGGGCCCAGATGGGCTTTTGGTATCCCCGGCTTGCTGATGGCGCTGGCTACCATCATATTTTTTTCGGGCCGTAAAAAATACGTAAAAGTTCCTCCACAAGGCGTTAATCGCAATAATCTCGTATTTATAACCTGGTATGCCTTAACGCATTCAAGTCAACGCAAACCGGGGCAATCCCTACTTGATGTTGCCAAAGGCCCGTATGATCCCGAACGCGTTGAAGGCGTGAAGGCAGTATACCGGGTTATGGCGGTATTCTTTTTTGCACTGGCATTTTGGGCTGTTTGGGACCAATGTTTGTCTGAGTGGACCTTATATGCCGATAGAATGGATCGTGTAATTAACCTCGGTTTTACCTCGTTCACAGTGCTGCCTGGTCAGTTATCAACTGTTAATACGGTATTCCTTCTTCTATTCATTCCATTTTTTAACTACATAGTATATCCATGGTTTGACAAAATTGGTCTAAAAACAACCCCGCTGAGAAGACTTGGTGTCGGCCTGATTTTAACAGCTTTATCATTCGTGGTAATCGGCATAATACACACCAATCTGGATCATGGCGGTAAACCTACCATCTGGTGGCAAGTGTTTGCGTTTATGATACTTTCAGCAGCCGAAGTGCTCGTATCTATCACTGGTCTGGAATACGCTTATACACACTCACCAAAATCAATGAAAAGTACCATGACCGGTATCTGGTTCCTGGTTGTATCGTTCGGTAATTTGATTACCGCGCTTGTTAATGGCCTGATAGAAGACGGTGGCTGGTGGACACGTAATCTTAAAGGTGCAAATTATGAATGGTTCTTTGTTATTTTTATTGGTGTATTTATCCTGGTGTTTCTTTTTGTTGCACCACGCTTAAAAGAGCGCAACTATATTACTGATCCTTATATAGATAACCAAGTTATTGCAGATAGTACTAACTTATAA
- a CDS encoding acetyl-CoA C-acyltransferase: MKEVVIVAATRTPIGSFGGSLATLNATQLGALAIKSAIEKSGLKPDQIQEVYMGNVLSANLGQAPATQAAIFAGLPYLPATTVNKVCASGMKAIMLAAQSIAIGQNDIVVAGGMESMSNVPYYLDKARNGYRLGNGQITDGLIKDGLWDVYNDYHMGSAAELCATDCHISREEQDAFAIESYNRAQKAQTEGKFKDEITPVELKDKKGDTTLFAEDEEPKAVKFEKIPSLKPVFKKDGTVTAANASTLNDGAAALVLMSKEKADELGIKPLAKIVAHADAQQAPEWFTTAPSKAIPLALHRAGLSADQIDFFEINEAFSVVSIANNQLLKLDPAKVNVNGGAVSLGHPLGASGARIIVTLLSVLQQNKGKYGAAGICNGGGGASAMVIENLR, translated from the coding sequence ATGAAAGAAGTAGTAATAGTGGCTGCCACACGCACGCCCATTGGCAGCTTTGGGGGCAGCTTAGCCACCTTAAACGCCACACAACTGGGTGCTTTAGCCATCAAATCAGCAATCGAAAAATCGGGACTGAAACCCGACCAGATACAGGAAGTTTATATGGGCAATGTGCTATCGGCCAATTTAGGCCAGGCACCTGCTACCCAGGCAGCTATATTTGCCGGTCTACCCTATTTACCTGCTACCACAGTAAATAAAGTATGCGCATCAGGCATGAAAGCTATTATGCTGGCTGCGCAAAGCATCGCCATAGGTCAAAATGATATTGTAGTTGCGGGCGGCATGGAAAGTATGAGCAATGTGCCCTATTACCTGGATAAAGCCCGCAATGGCTATCGCCTGGGCAACGGCCAAATCACCGACGGATTGATAAAAGATGGTCTCTGGGATGTTTATAATGACTATCACATGGGCTCAGCAGCCGAATTATGCGCTACCGACTGTCATATTAGTCGCGAAGAGCAGGATGCTTTTGCTATAGAGTCTTACAACCGTGCTCAAAAAGCCCAGACCGAAGGCAAATTCAAAGACGAAATAACCCCCGTTGAGCTTAAAGATAAAAAAGGCGATACCACTTTATTTGCCGAGGATGAAGAACCCAAAGCCGTAAAGTTTGAGAAAATACCTTCACTAAAACCTGTATTTAAAAAGGACGGTACCGTAACGGCCGCCAATGCATCTACCTTAAATGATGGCGCGGCCGCTTTAGTGCTCATGAGCAAAGAAAAAGCAGACGAGCTGGGCATTAAACCATTAGCCAAAATAGTAGCCCATGCCGATGCACAGCAGGCTCCTGAATGGTTCACTACTGCCCCATCCAAAGCCATCCCACTGGCGTTGCACCGCGCGGGCTTATCAGCAGATCAGATCGACTTTTTTGAAATCAACGAAGCATTTTCCGTAGTATCGATTGCTAACAATCAACTTTTAAAACTCGATCCAGCTAAGGTAAATGTTAACGGAGGCGCTGTTTCATTAGGTCACCCGCTGGGTGCTTCGGGAGCGCGCATCATAGTTACCTTACTCTCTGTTTTACAGCAAAATAAAGGCAAATACGGCGCCGCCGGAATTTGTAATGGAGGTGGCGGTGCCAGCGCAATGGTTATTGAAAATTTACGTTAA
- a CDS encoding tRNA(His) guanylyltransferase Thg1 family protein, whose amino-acid sequence MKFDDLDLKLRVYETSQDRCVLPEMYIVARIDGRNFTRLTKEVHQFEAPFDEKFRDLMVETVKHLMSCGFNIIYGYTESDEISLLFHPKENTFGRKSRKYISILAGEASAKFSSLLGDVGAFDARLSELPNKKLVEDYFRWRNEDAHRNALNAHCYWRLRQDNFTVSEATAKIEGMSISAKNEMLFQYGINFNNVPTWQKRGIGIYWKDVKKEGFNPKTNEHALVDKRMLYTDFELPMREEYNRFISNLVDKYEAVVIE is encoded by the coding sequence ATGAAATTTGATGATCTGGATCTTAAACTGAGGGTTTATGAAACCTCACAAGACCGCTGCGTTTTACCAGAAATGTATATTGTAGCCAGAATCGACGGACGAAACTTTACGAGGCTGACTAAAGAAGTGCATCAGTTCGAAGCACCATTTGATGAAAAATTTCGGGATCTGATGGTTGAAACTGTGAAGCATCTCATGAGTTGCGGTTTTAACATAATCTATGGTTACACAGAAAGTGACGAAATATCGTTGTTGTTTCATCCCAAGGAAAATACCTTTGGACGTAAAAGCAGGAAATATATTTCTATTCTTGCAGGGGAAGCCAGCGCTAAATTTTCCTCTCTACTCGGAGACGTAGGAGCCTTTGACGCTCGTCTTTCTGAACTTCCTAACAAAAAATTAGTAGAGGATTATTTTAGGTGGCGTAATGAAGATGCACATAGAAATGCGCTGAATGCACATTGTTATTGGCGTTTAAGGCAGGATAATTTTACTGTTAGCGAAGCTACTGCTAAAATTGAAGGCATGAGCATTTCGGCCAAAAATGAAATGTTATTTCAATATGGTATCAACTTCAATAATGTTCCTACCTGGCAAAAAAGAGGAATAGGTATTTATTGGAAAGATGTAAAAAAAGAGGGATTTAATCCTAAAACTAATGAGCATGCATTGGTCGATAAACGTATGCTATACACTGATTTTGAGCTACCCATGAGGGAAGAATACAATAGATTTATATCTAATCTTGTAGATAAATATGAGGCCGTTGTTATTGAATAA
- a CDS encoding AAA family ATPase, whose translation MEAVIFCGIQATGKTTFFKERFFKTHIRISLDQLNTRNKELRFIETCINTFHPFVIDNTNPSKEERAKYIAIAKTNKFKVIGYYFQSKLADALERNSRRSGAENIPEIGIRGTFKKLSLPLREEGFDELYYVIAENNTFTIKEWSDEI comes from the coding sequence ATGGAAGCAGTGATCTTTTGCGGAATTCAGGCAACAGGAAAAACCACTTTTTTTAAAGAGCGTTTTTTTAAAACGCATATTCGTATTTCGTTAGACCAATTAAACACGAGAAATAAAGAACTCAGGTTTATTGAAACCTGTATTAACACTTTTCACCCTTTTGTAATAGACAATACTAATCCGTCTAAAGAAGAAAGGGCAAAATATATAGCCATTGCAAAAACAAATAAGTTTAAAGTGATAGGGTATTATTTTCAATCCAAACTTGCTGATGCATTGGAGCGTAATAGCAGACGTTCAGGGGCAGAGAATATACCGGAGATAGGTATAAGAGGAACTTTTAAAAAACTAAGCCTGCCATTAAGAGAAGAAGGTTTCGATGAACTTTATTATGTAATTGCAGAGAACAATACATTCACTATAAAAGAATGGTCTGATGAAATTTGA
- a CDS encoding SPFH domain-containing protein gives MKSEKIINPPSGFFALVLFVVFIIVAAFYLVSIPALSGILLFVGTVFILPGLIIVNPNESKVLTLFGQYIGTVKKDGYFWVNPFTAKKKVSLRAFNLNGQQLKVNDSIGNPIEIAAVIVWQIKDTAAAVFAVENYIQYVNIQSEAAVRHLANSFPYDNLEDENATITLRGGAEQVSQMLEQELNERLARAGIEVLEARISHLAYAPEIAHSMLQVQQASAIIAARKLIVEGAVGMVEMALNKLSEKNIVELDEERKAAMVSNLLVVLCGDKAVNPVVNTGTLYH, from the coding sequence ATGAAATCTGAAAAAATTATCAACCCGCCATCAGGCTTCTTTGCACTGGTGCTATTCGTGGTATTCATAATTGTTGCTGCTTTTTACCTGGTGTCAATCCCTGCACTCTCGGGTATTCTGTTATTTGTTGGTACAGTGTTTATACTACCTGGTTTAATCATTGTAAACCCCAATGAATCAAAAGTACTCACGCTTTTTGGTCAGTACATTGGTACCGTAAAAAAAGACGGCTATTTTTGGGTGAATCCTTTCACTGCAAAAAAGAAAGTATCATTAAGGGCTTTTAACCTTAACGGGCAGCAGCTCAAGGTAAATGATAGTATAGGTAACCCCATTGAAATTGCCGCCGTGATTGTATGGCAGATCAAGGATACTGCCGCTGCTGTGTTTGCGGTAGAAAATTATATCCAATATGTAAATATCCAGAGCGAGGCAGCGGTACGTCACCTGGCTAACTCCTTCCCTTATGATAACCTGGAAGATGAAAACGCAACCATTACCCTGCGTGGCGGCGCCGAACAAGTAAGCCAGATGCTGGAGCAGGAATTAAACGAACGCCTTGCCCGTGCCGGTATTGAAGTACTGGAAGCCCGCATATCGCACCTCGCTTACGCACCAGAGATAGCACACTCTATGCTGCAGGTTCAGCAGGCATCGGCCATTATAGCCGCCCGTAAGCTGATTGTGGAGGGCGCTGTAGGTATGGTAGAGATGGCATTGAACAAACTATCCGAAAAAAATATTGTGGAACTGGACGAAGAACGTAAAGCCGCCATGGTAAGCAACCTGCTGGTGGTATTATGCGGCGACAAAGCCGTTAACCCTGTAGTAAATACCGGAACTTTATATCATTAA
- a CDS encoding ribbon-helix-helix domain-containing protein: MAEKKAFILRVNPDMLKELETWAAEEFRSTNGQIEYLMQQALLARKKNTKKKKGSLE; this comes from the coding sequence ATGGCCGAAAAGAAAGCATTTATATTGCGTGTTAACCCGGATATGCTGAAGGAGCTAGAGACCTGGGCCGCCGAGGAATTCCGGAGCACTAATGGTCAGATCGAATACCTGATGCAACAGGCGTTGCTTGCGCGCAAAAAAAACACAAAGAAGAAAAAGGGCTCTTTGGAGTAA
- a CDS encoding dihydrofolate reductase family protein, which yields MRKIIVLTFITLDGVMQAPGGPEEDTSGGFKYGGWSAPYGDEVSGKVMQKQMEATDILLGRKTFDIFADFWPKHAEHWPGINDVTKYVLSNTMQKSDWENTVFLTSVADIEKLKNSEGSDIKVWGSSELAQLLLKHDLVDELWLKIYPVILGKGKKLFDNQAVPAAFELTESLVTPSGVIVANYARNGNVKTGTIGA from the coding sequence ATGAGAAAGATAATCGTTTTAACATTTATTACATTAGATGGAGTAATGCAGGCACCGGGCGGACCGGAGGAAGATACATCGGGTGGCTTTAAATACGGTGGTTGGTCTGCTCCCTATGGTGATGAGGTTTCTGGCAAGGTGATGCAAAAGCAGATGGAAGCCACGGATATTCTTCTGGGCAGAAAAACATTTGATATTTTTGCCGATTTCTGGCCCAAGCATGCGGAACATTGGCCGGGCATCAATGATGTTACAAAATATGTGCTATCCAACACCATGCAAAAGTCTGATTGGGAAAACACGGTGTTCCTTACCAGTGTGGCGGATATCGAAAAACTCAAAAATTCAGAAGGTTCTGATATCAAAGTTTGGGGTAGCAGCGAACTCGCACAGCTATTATTGAAGCATGACCTGGTGGACGAACTCTGGCTTAAAATATACCCGGTGATTCTTGGCAAAGGGAAAAAGTTGTTTGACAACCAGGCGGTTCCTGCTGCATTTGAATTAACAGAAAGTCTTGTTACGCCAAGCGGTGTTATAGTAGCTAATTACGCGCGAAACGGAAATGTTAAAACAGGCACTATCGGCGCTTAA
- a CDS encoding HD family phosphohydrolase, whose product MAKLSTSRQKALLRKYSRNVKFLMMLLSISIIVFFLPKQAKFGYEYEKGRIWNQKDLISPYNFAILKTQQEIKNDQKTAKESITPIYQLDAAIENQQLEGFKSDIEIKWHNAGINDRLKPKFISTGTDLLQEIYETGILKLNPQYQVNSENYPITVLNKNVATPKNTNELFTKEKALAYCDKILSKHTDLDKAFLLDMLQNRLQTNLSYDNNLTSRLINEAIDGLSITRGMVQKGEVIVYKGSVINDDVYQKLESYKQAFEDNARTNGNRKLVLLGQFFLVGIAISLLMIFLHLFRKDIYADNRLVSLILLVMTAMLATLSLAIKLQFPTNLYYIPYCIVPIIIRILFDTRLALNIHLLVVLIAGFFVPNSFEFAYYEITAGMVSIYSIKNLIRREQFLISAVIIIFTYFVAFLGITFIREGTFLDIDWMDFLPFVVSVLLTLLAYPLIYIFEKIFAITSDITLIELTNTNAPLLRELAFNAPGTFQHSLQVANLAENAIYTIGGNALLVRAGALYHDIGKMENPLFFIENQSSGFNPHDKLPYEESAQIIIRHVSKGIEMARKANLPEVIIDFIRTHHGNTRVDYFYQSSLKNFPEKFINENIFRYPGPIPFTKEAGVLMLADSVEAASRSLKEPDEESISILVDRIVKYKLDQNQLKDSNITLKDIETIKTIFKRMLMSIYHVRIDY is encoded by the coding sequence ATGGCAAAACTATCCACTTCGCGCCAAAAGGCTTTATTGCGTAAATACTCGCGCAACGTTAAGTTTTTAATGATGCTGCTGAGCATAAGCATCATTGTGTTTTTTTTACCCAAGCAGGCTAAATTTGGCTATGAATATGAAAAAGGACGCATCTGGAACCAGAAGGATCTGATATCACCCTATAACTTCGCCATCCTGAAAACCCAGCAGGAGATTAAAAACGACCAGAAAACAGCCAAGGAAAGTATAACCCCCATTTATCAGCTGGATGCCGCGATCGAAAATCAACAGCTGGAAGGTTTTAAAAGTGATATCGAGATTAAATGGCATAATGCCGGTATTAACGACAGGCTAAAGCCCAAATTTATTTCAACCGGTACCGATCTGCTGCAGGAAATATATGAAACCGGTATTTTAAAGCTGAACCCCCAATACCAGGTAAATTCCGAAAATTATCCCATCACCGTTTTAAATAAAAACGTAGCCACTCCCAAAAATACCAACGAACTGTTTACCAAAGAAAAGGCCCTGGCTTATTGCGACAAGATCCTGAGCAAACATACCGATCTGGATAAGGCATTTTTACTGGATATGCTGCAAAACAGGCTGCAAACCAATTTAAGCTATGATAATAACCTTACCTCGCGGCTCATTAATGAGGCTATTGATGGTTTATCCATCACCCGTGGTATGGTGCAGAAAGGGGAGGTAATTGTTTACAAAGGTTCGGTTATTAATGATGATGTTTATCAAAAGCTGGAATCATATAAACAGGCTTTTGAAGATAATGCCCGCACCAATGGTAACCGCAAACTGGTACTGTTAGGGCAGTTTTTCCTGGTAGGTATAGCGATATCGCTGCTGATGATATTCCTGCACCTTTTCCGTAAGGATATTTATGCCGATAACCGCCTGGTAAGTTTAATATTACTGGTGATGACGGCCATGCTGGCCACTTTATCATTGGCTATTAAGCTGCAGTTTCCCACCAACCTGTATTATATACCGTACTGTATAGTACCTATCATTATCCGTATTTTGTTTGATACGCGTTTGGCGCTTAACATCCATTTGCTGGTAGTGCTCATTGCGGGCTTTTTTGTGCCCAACAGTTTTGAGTTTGCCTATTATGAGATTACGGCCGGTATGGTATCCATCTACAGTATCAAAAACCTTATCCGGCGCGAGCAGTTCCTGATCTCGGCGGTCATCATTATCTTTACCTATTTTGTTGCCTTTTTGGGTATCACCTTTATCCGTGAAGGTACTTTCCTGGATATCGACTGGATGGATTTTCTGCCTTTTGTGGTGAGCGTACTGCTTACCCTGCTGGCTTATCCGCTCATTTATATTTTTGAAAAGATATTTGCCATCACCTCCGATATCACCCTTATTGAGCTTACCAATACCAACGCACCTTTGCTGCGTGAGCTGGCCTTTAATGCGCCGGGAACCTTTCAGCATTCATTGCAGGTAGCCAACCTGGCCGAGAACGCTATATACACCATTGGCGGCAACGCTTTGCTGGTAAGGGCAGGGGCATTGTACCATGATATTGGTAAAATGGAAAACCCGCTGTTTTTTATCGAAAACCAGAGCTCGGGTTTTAATCCGCATGATAAGCTACCGTATGAAGAGAGCGCCCAGATCATCATCAGACACGTAAGCAAGGGTATTGAAATGGCGCGCAAGGCCAACCTGCCCGAGGTGATCATTGATTTTATACGAACCCACCATGGCAATACCCGGGTGGATTATTTTTACCAGTCGTCATTAAAAAACTTTCCCGAAAAATTCATCAACGAGAACATTTTCAGATACCCGGGACCCATTCCTTTCACCAAAGAAGCGGGTGTTTTGATGCTGGCCGACTCGGTTGAGGCTGCTTCACGTTCGCTGAAAGAGCCCGATGAAGAGTCGATCAGTATTTTGGTTGACCGGATAGTGAAGTATAAGTTGGATCAGAACCAGTTGAAAGACAGTAATATAACTTTAAAAGATATCGAAACCATCAAAACTATTTTTAAGCGGATGCTCATGAGTATTTATCATGTGCGGATAGATTATTAA